One window of the Mixophyes fleayi isolate aMixFle1 chromosome 6, aMixFle1.hap1, whole genome shotgun sequence genome contains the following:
- the PHOSPHO1 gene encoding phosphoethanolamine/phosphocholine phosphatase isoform X1, which translates to MTWTVFLTFTVSHAGRFHLGVIKMAATQKYLLVFDFDETIVNENSDDSVTQVAPEQELPDWLRETFQDGFYNQYMQRVFKYLGDKGVRLVDLKAMYEKIPLSPGMPTLFRFLARNQDRFEIILISDANMFGIESNLKSYGYDSLFRRVISNPTNVEKSGYLTLGPYHTHSCSQCPANMCKRKILTEYLNERSQEGVTFENLLYVGDGANDFCPSVVFTSTDVAFPRKNYPMHKLIRKMEEKQKGAFKARVVPWDSADVVAQYLQALLNKS; encoded by the exons ATGACTTGGACTGTCTTCTTGACCTTCACGGTATCGCATGCGGGGAGATTCCATTTGGGG GTGATAAAGATGGCAGCCACCCAAAAATACCTCCTGGTTTTCGACTTTGACGAGACAATTGTCAATGAGAACAGTGATGATTCAGTGACCCAGGTGGCACCGGAGCAGGAGCTTCCTGATTGGTTGCGTGAGACCTTCCAAGATGGCTTTTACAACCAGTACATGCAAAGGGTATTTAAGTATCTTGGAGATAAAGGTGTGAGGTTGGTCGACCTCAAAGCGATGTATGAAAAAATCCCACTCTCTCCTGGAATGCCTACTCTTTTTCGCTTTCTGGCCAGGAACCAAGATCGGTTTGAGATCATCCTCATATCTGATGCCAACATGTTTGGTATTGAGAGCAATTTGAAAAGCTATGGTTATGATTCACTCTTCCGCAGGGTAATTAGCAACCCTACTAATGTGGAAAAAAGTGGATACTTGACTCTAGGACCTTACCATACCCATAGCTGCTCACAGTGCCCAGCAAACATGTGCAAGAGGAAGATCCTGACTGAGTACCTCAATGAGCGATCCCAAGAAGGAGTGACGTTTGAAAACCTGTTGTATGTTGGAGATGGAGCCAATGATTTCTGCCCATCTGTTGTATTTACTTCCACCGATGTTGCTTTCCCTCGAAAAAATTATCCCATGCATAAACTGATCAGAAAgatggaagaaaaacaaaagggaGCCTTCAAAGCTAGAGTAGTCCCTTGGGATTCTGCTGATGTGGTTGCACAGTATCTTCAGGCACTTTTGAACAAGTCCTAG
- the PHOSPHO1 gene encoding phosphoethanolamine/phosphocholine phosphatase isoform X2 produces MAATQKYLLVFDFDETIVNENSDDSVTQVAPEQELPDWLRETFQDGFYNQYMQRVFKYLGDKGVRLVDLKAMYEKIPLSPGMPTLFRFLARNQDRFEIILISDANMFGIESNLKSYGYDSLFRRVISNPTNVEKSGYLTLGPYHTHSCSQCPANMCKRKILTEYLNERSQEGVTFENLLYVGDGANDFCPSVVFTSTDVAFPRKNYPMHKLIRKMEEKQKGAFKARVVPWDSADVVAQYLQALLNKS; encoded by the coding sequence ATGGCAGCCACCCAAAAATACCTCCTGGTTTTCGACTTTGACGAGACAATTGTCAATGAGAACAGTGATGATTCAGTGACCCAGGTGGCACCGGAGCAGGAGCTTCCTGATTGGTTGCGTGAGACCTTCCAAGATGGCTTTTACAACCAGTACATGCAAAGGGTATTTAAGTATCTTGGAGATAAAGGTGTGAGGTTGGTCGACCTCAAAGCGATGTATGAAAAAATCCCACTCTCTCCTGGAATGCCTACTCTTTTTCGCTTTCTGGCCAGGAACCAAGATCGGTTTGAGATCATCCTCATATCTGATGCCAACATGTTTGGTATTGAGAGCAATTTGAAAAGCTATGGTTATGATTCACTCTTCCGCAGGGTAATTAGCAACCCTACTAATGTGGAAAAAAGTGGATACTTGACTCTAGGACCTTACCATACCCATAGCTGCTCACAGTGCCCAGCAAACATGTGCAAGAGGAAGATCCTGACTGAGTACCTCAATGAGCGATCCCAAGAAGGAGTGACGTTTGAAAACCTGTTGTATGTTGGAGATGGAGCCAATGATTTCTGCCCATCTGTTGTATTTACTTCCACCGATGTTGCTTTCCCTCGAAAAAATTATCCCATGCATAAACTGATCAGAAAgatggaagaaaaacaaaagggaGCCTTCAAAGCTAGAGTAGTCCCTTGGGATTCTGCTGATGTGGTTGCACAGTATCTTCAGGCACTTTTGAACAAGTCCTAG